The uncultured Celeribacter sp. genome includes the window CGACGAGATCACCGCCGCCGGTCATGATTTGACAGTCCTTGGACCGCGGGTCTTGCAGATGTTCCTGACCCACGCGCTGCGTGACGGTTTTTTTCATGCGGACATGCATCAGGGCAATCTCAAGATCGCGCCAGACGGAGAAATCATTGCCTTGGACTTCGGCATCATGGGGATGCTCGATGAATATACACGACGTGTTTATGCCGAGATTTTGTACGGTTTTATCAAACAAGACTACAAACGTGTCGCCGAGGTCCATTTCGAAGCCGGATATGTTCCTGCCGACCAAGACGTGGATGAATTCGCCCGGGCCCTGCGGGCTGTGGGAGATCCGATCTTTGGTATGGACGCCACGCGCATCTCCATGGCACGGCTTTTGTCCTATCTGTTCGAGGTGACCGAGCGCTTCGGGATGCAGACCCGCACCGAGTTGATCCTGTTGCAGCGCACCATGGTGGTGGTCGAAGGCGTGTCGCGTTCGCTCGATCCACATATCAATATTTGGGAAGTCTCCAAGCCGGTGGTCGAGGAGTACATCAAGGCCAACATCGGCCCGCGCGCCCTGACCCGCGACTTGTGGCATACGGCACGGGTTCTGTCCCGCTTCGGGCCGCGCCTGCCACAACTGGCCGAGGCGCTGTTGATTGCTCAGAGCAAAGAGACGGATACGCCCGCAACACAAAGCAACCGCCGACAAGGTCTGTGGCTGTTCATGGGGGGCGCTTTGAGCGCGGCTTTGGGTGCTGTCGTCATGGCCATATTAGGCTAAAGCCTTTGCGCAATACGTCAAATTCAACTTCGAAAGCTTGCGCATAAATCGCCTCTCCCTGTGCCGCTTTCCAGGCACAATAGGCGGCCATACGCCAGAGATAATAAGGTCTCAAAGCCTTGTAACGCGCGATTGTAGCTTTGTCCGGGTAAGCTGAGAGAGCATCGTCTTCTGCCTCGGGCGTCAGCAATGCAGCCCCATAGACAACATGCATGGCAGGAGACAAGGCAATGGCCAGATCGGCAGAAGCATCTCCCACGCCGGGACATTGCCAGTCGATCAAAAAGCGCTGCGTGCCACGGCTTAAAATATTCGCAGGTACTGGGTCGCCATGCACAAACCGTGCAGGTCCTGGTCGAATGTCTGTCTGCTCGGGCATGTGGCGCAAAAGGCGAGAGGCTGGCTCAGTCTCAAGGCCGCTCAAGATATTCCGACCTTCGCGTAGCAGCTTCGCCGGCGTCGTCTCGACGTGCCTGAGCCCGCTGACTGGGGGGAGAGAATGCAGCTTACCAAGCATGTCCATTGCTTCTGCATCCGCATGGTCGATCGGATCTCCGGCGAGGTAATGATACACAAGGCACACCCCGGCGCGCGTTCCGATAGACGCCACATATTCAGGAGCCAACCCCGTCCCGGTCAGCGCAGTCAGTGCACGCATTTCCGCCTGAGGGTCATTTGGAAACACGGCATTCGAGCGCGTCATATCGAAAAGCTTGAACACCCAGTCGCAGGTGTCTGATTGCAACCGCCACGAGCGATTGCTGCGCCCTCCCCTCAAGGACGTCCATATGCGTTTCTTACCACAGTGCTGCGCCGCATAAGCGCTGAGTTCATCTGGTAAGCCTTCAGGATCAACAGTCACCGAAACGTGCCTTCTGAGTTCAGATAGGTGACTCTAAAGGAAGCCATCGCGGATCATCAAGGGACGTTCTCGTTATACCGCGTCACGCAATGCGGTCACGTCACCTGAGGCGATTTCATGGCCTCCCTCAAGCACCAAGATGATGTCCCCATCATCCGCACGCGCCTCGATGATTTGTGTGTAATGCTCGACGGTTGAGGTCGAAAGAAAGTCATCATCATAGTAATTTTCGATCTCAAGTTGATAAACGCCTGCCTCAAGTGTTACGCCATCGGCACCGGTCCCGGACCATTCGAACACCTCAGTTTTGGGGTCGATTTTCACTTGCTGGACCGCCTTACCGTCGGCATCGCGCACCACCAGAACAGCAGAGTTTGCC containing:
- the ubiB gene encoding 2-polyprenylphenol 6-hydroxylase; this translates as MRGPHNIWRLIRTGATMERTGAMTQAMDALDAPKTFRILARTVVWPFQWLGYKGDPEQPPLTRALTALGPAYIKFGQILSTRPDVVGADLAKQLQVLQDRMPAFPRDAAIKTVETELEAPISELFSEFSEPVAAASIAQVHKAVRADTGQAVAVKVLRPGIERAFRTDVDAFYLIASLIEKLSPASRRLRPTEVIAHFEGVVHGELDLRLESASASQYAANTADDEGFSVPAVDWGLSSKRVMTLEWVDGITASNVDEITAAGHDLTVLGPRVLQMFLTHALRDGFFHADMHQGNLKIAPDGEIIALDFGIMGMLDEYTRRVYAEILYGFIKQDYKRVAEVHFEAGYVPADQDVDEFARALRAVGDPIFGMDATRISMARLLSYLFEVTERFGMQTRTELILLQRTMVVVEGVSRSLDPHINIWEVSKPVVEEYIKANIGPRALTRDLWHTARVLSRFGPRLPQLAEALLIAQSKETDTPATQSNRRQGLWLFMGGALSAALGAVVMAILG
- a CDS encoding aminoglycoside phosphotransferase family protein, producing MTVDPEGLPDELSAYAAQHCGKKRIWTSLRGGRSNRSWRLQSDTCDWVFKLFDMTRSNAVFPNDPQAEMRALTALTGTGLAPEYVASIGTRAGVCLVYHYLAGDPIDHADAEAMDMLGKLHSLPPVSGLRHVETTPAKLLREGRNILSGLETEPASRLLRHMPEQTDIRPGPARFVHGDPVPANILSRGTQRFLIDWQCPGVGDASADLAIALSPAMHVVYGAALLTPEAEDDALSAYPDKATIARYKALRPYYLWRMAAYCAWKAAQGEAIYAQAFEVEFDVLRKGFSLIWP